The following coding sequences lie in one Vibrio sp. BS-M-Sm-2 genomic window:
- the dapD gene encoding 2,3,4,5-tetrahydropyridine-2,6-dicarboxylate N-succinyltransferase, producing the protein MAYFSLAFGTATKNRDNKIIEAFFPNPLLNPSDALVAAVAEVSGYSEGNQAIEISAAQSAELAKAFAANDDAANASFAEKAAASEQPLVLVVLATDEKPTSIAEGFLKLQLISNRLVQPHGTVLDGIFGLLHNIAWTNEGPIDLPELAERQIEARLAGRALSVDCVDKFPKMVDYVVPTGIRIADTSRVRLGAHVGEGTTVMHEGFINFNAGTTGVSMVEGRISAGVVVGNGSDIGGGASIMGTLSGGGTMVISIGENCLLGANAGLGFPMGDRCTVESGLYVTAGTKVRMLDKEGNEVEIIKARDLAGVSDLLFRRNSITGQIECLANKSAVELNSELHSNN; encoded by the coding sequence ATGGCTTACTTTTCACTAGCCTTCGGTACGGCAACCAAAAATCGCGACAATAAAATCATTGAAGCGTTCTTCCCTAACCCACTTCTAAACCCAAGCGATGCTCTTGTAGCCGCTGTGGCAGAAGTATCAGGTTACTCTGAAGGCAACCAAGCTATCGAAATCTCTGCAGCACAAAGCGCAGAACTCGCGAAAGCATTCGCAGCAAACGATGATGCAGCTAACGCATCTTTCGCAGAAAAAGCAGCAGCATCTGAACAGCCACTTGTTCTTGTTGTTCTTGCGACAGACGAGAAGCCAACATCTATTGCTGAAGGCTTCCTAAAACTGCAACTCATCTCTAACCGCCTAGTTCAACCACACGGTACAGTACTAGACGGCATCTTCGGTCTACTGCACAACATCGCATGGACAAACGAGGGTCCAATCGACCTTCCTGAGCTGGCTGAGCGTCAAATCGAAGCTCGCCTTGCTGGTCGTGCCCTATCTGTAGATTGTGTCGACAAGTTCCCTAAAATGGTTGATTACGTGGTACCTACAGGTATTCGTATTGCTGATACTTCTCGTGTTCGTCTAGGCGCACATGTGGGTGAAGGCACAACAGTAATGCATGAAGGTTTCATCAACTTCAATGCAGGTACAACTGGCGTAAGCATGGTTGAAGGTCGTATCTCTGCAGGTGTTGTTGTAGGTAACGGTTCAGACATCGGCGGCGGCGCTTCTATCATGGGTACTTTGTCTGGTGGCGGTACTATGGTTATCTCTATCGGCGAAAACTGCCTACTAGGCGCAAACGCGGGTCTTGGCTTCCCAATGGGCGACCGCTGTACTGTTGAGTCTGGCCTATATGTGACTGCTGGTACGAAAGTTCGCATGCTAGATAAAGAAGGCAACGAAGTAGAAATCATTAAAGCTCGCGACCTAGCTGGCGTTTCTGACCTTCTGTTCCGTCGCAACTCGATCACTGGTCAAATTGAATGTCTAGCGAACAAGTCTGCTGTTGAACTGAACAGCGAGCTACACAGCAACAACTAA
- a CDS encoding DUF3332 domain-containing protein, translating to MKTTITKAVAVAAIVMSLAGCVGSNAVTGKLMKFNVEVVDNRYARAGVNFLLAPVYALTTAADYIVFNSIEFWAGKNPLTGAPHIFDSKVDTMIDVNDSLDDSLKEAPLGFNNRQIEWGEMQQIDENTIRMDITYNDGQKAVLTGVRDGDKVSYYMDGTLVSETSIQALEQLAAEKA from the coding sequence ATGAAAACAACAATCACAAAAGCAGTAGCAGTGGCAGCGATTGTCATGTCGTTAGCTGGATGTGTCGGTAGCAACGCCGTTACTGGTAAATTAATGAAGTTCAACGTTGAGGTTGTAGACAACCGCTACGCTCGTGCGGGTGTCAACTTCTTGCTTGCTCCGGTTTACGCACTCACCACCGCAGCCGATTACATTGTCTTTAACTCAATCGAATTCTGGGCGGGTAAAAACCCACTCACAGGCGCACCTCACATCTTTGATAGCAAAGTCGATACCATGATTGATGTGAATGACAGCCTTGATGATTCACTAAAAGAAGCCCCACTTGGTTTCAATAATCGTCAGATCGAATGGGGTGAGATGCAGCAAATTGATGAGAACACGATTCGTATGGACATCACTTATAACGATGGTCAGAAAGCCGTTCTGACTGGTGTTCGTGATGGCGACAAGGTCAGCTACTACATGGATGGTACGCTAGTATCAGAAACCTCTATTCAAGCGCTTGAACAGCTAGCCGCAGAGAAAGCGTAA
- the purL gene encoding phosphoribosylformylglycinamidine synthase, with amino-acid sequence MRILRGSPALSEFRVNKLLELCRELSLPVTGIYAEFAHFADLTADLDESEVEKLEKLLTYGPTIEEHEPEGLLLLATPRPGTISPWSSKSTDIAHNCGLAKVSRLERGTAFYIETSAELSELQLVELKAILHDRMMEVVFTDFESAAALFTVAEPAPYAEVDLLAGGRKALEKANVTLGLALAEDEIDYLLESFTEKLGRNPTDIELMMFAQANSEHCRHKIFNADWTIDGVKQEKSLFKMIKNTFEVTPDNVLSAYKDNAAVMTGSEVGRFFPDPETRQYNYHQEKTHILMKVETHNHPTAISPWPGASTGSGGEIRDEGATGIGGKPKAGLVAFSVSNLKIPNFVQPWETDFGKPSRIVTALDIMLEGPLGGAAFNNEFGRPNLLGYFRTYEEKVNSHAGEEVRGYHKPIMLAGGLGNIRDEHVQKKEIPVGASLIVLGGPAMNIGLGGGAASSMDSGSSSEDLDFASVQRENPEMERRCQEVIDRCWQLGDANPIAFIHDVGAGGISNALPELVDDGERGGIFNLRDVPNDEPGMSPLEIWCNESQERYVMAVADKDMATFDAICKRERAPYAVVGKATEERDLKLEDSHFDNTPIDMPMDILLGKTPKMHRDAKTLKANNPAIDRSGIEMNEAVDRVLRLPTVAEKTFLITIGDRSVTGLVARDQMVGPWQVPVANCAVTAASYDSYHGEAMSLGERTPVALLDFGASARLAVGEAITNIAATNIGDIKHIKLSANWMSPAGHPGEDAGLYEAVKAVGEELCPALGLTIPVGKDSMSMKTKWEENGEQKEVTSPLSLVITAFARVEDVRKTITPQLRTDKGASSLVLIDLGNGKNRLGATALAQVYKQLGDKPADVDNAAQLKGFYEGVQALVANDQVVAYHDKGDGGLFVTLAEMAFAGHCGVNADIAALLSASENSEDTLAALFNEELGAVIQVRNDDLDAVLSTLAANGLEACSHVIGSVQDSDELVIKSGADVVVQRNRTELRTIWAETTHKMQGLRDNPVCADQEHEAKKDNSDPGLNVKLSFDVNEDIAAPYINTGAKPKMAILREQGVNSHVEMAAAFDRAGFEATDIHMSDILTGQAVLEEYNGLVACGGFSYGDVLGAGEGWAKSVLFNDSTRDQFENFFKREDTFSLGVCNGCQMLSNLRELIPGAEYWPRFVRNESERFEARFSLVEVQKSDSVFFNGMEGSRMPIAVSHGEGRVEVRDNDHLNAIENSGTVALRYVDNNGNQTQQYPNNPNGSPNAITGLTTTDGRVTIMMPHPERVFRTVANSWSPEGWGENGAWMRMFQNARKNVG; translated from the coding sequence ATGAGAATTTTGCGTGGCTCCCCAGCTCTATCTGAGTTTCGTGTTAACAAGCTTTTAGAGCTTTGTCGTGAATTAAGCTTACCTGTAACAGGTATTTACGCTGAGTTTGCCCACTTTGCTGATCTAACGGCAGACCTAGATGAGTCTGAAGTTGAGAAGCTAGAAAAGCTACTGACTTACGGTCCAACGATTGAAGAGCATGAACCTGAAGGTTTACTGCTGCTTGCAACGCCACGCCCGGGCACTATCTCGCCTTGGTCTTCAAAATCAACAGATATCGCACATAACTGTGGACTGGCTAAAGTGTCACGTCTAGAGCGCGGTACTGCTTTCTACATTGAAACCTCTGCTGAACTTTCTGAGCTTCAACTTGTTGAGCTGAAAGCAATCCTGCACGACCGTATGATGGAAGTCGTTTTCACTGACTTCGAATCAGCGGCGGCGCTTTTCACTGTTGCTGAGCCTGCTCCTTATGCGGAAGTTGACCTATTAGCTGGCGGACGTAAAGCGCTTGAAAAAGCAAACGTTACCCTAGGTCTTGCTCTTGCAGAAGATGAGATTGATTACCTTCTTGAAAGCTTCACTGAGAAGCTAGGTCGTAACCCGACTGACATCGAGCTAATGATGTTTGCACAAGCGAACTCAGAGCACTGTCGTCACAAGATCTTTAACGCTGACTGGACTATCGACGGCGTTAAGCAAGAAAAATCACTGTTTAAAATGATCAAAAATACGTTTGAAGTTACTCCTGATAACGTACTTTCTGCATATAAAGATAACGCAGCAGTTATGACTGGCTCTGAAGTCGGTCGTTTCTTCCCAGATCCAGAAACTCGTCAGTACAACTACCACCAAGAGAAAACACACATCTTGATGAAAGTTGAAACGCACAACCACCCAACGGCAATCTCTCCATGGCCGGGCGCATCTACAGGTTCAGGCGGTGAAATCCGTGATGAAGGCGCAACAGGTATTGGTGGTAAACCAAAAGCTGGTCTGGTGGCGTTCTCTGTATCTAACCTTAAGATCCCGAACTTCGTTCAACCTTGGGAAACTGACTTTGGCAAGCCAAGCCGTATCGTTACTGCTTTGGATATCATGCTTGAAGGTCCTCTTGGTGGCGCGGCATTCAACAACGAATTTGGTCGTCCAAACCTACTAGGTTACTTCCGTACTTACGAAGAGAAAGTAAACTCTCACGCAGGTGAAGAAGTACGCGGTTACCACAAGCCGATCATGCTAGCTGGTGGCCTAGGTAACATCCGTGATGAGCACGTTCAGAAGAAAGAGATCCCAGTAGGTGCAAGCCTAATTGTTCTGGGTGGCCCTGCAATGAACATCGGCCTTGGTGGCGGTGCGGCATCTTCAATGGACTCTGGTTCTTCTTCTGAAGATCTTGATTTCGCTTCTGTTCAACGTGAAAACCCAGAGATGGAACGTCGTTGTCAGGAAGTGATCGACCGTTGTTGGCAGCTAGGTGATGCGAACCCAATCGCATTCATCCACGATGTGGGCGCGGGCGGTATCTCAAATGCACTTCCTGAGCTAGTAGACGATGGCGAGCGTGGCGGTATCTTCAACCTACGTGACGTGCCAAACGATGAGCCGGGCATGAGCCCACTTGAGATCTGGTGTAACGAATCTCAAGAGCGTTACGTAATGGCGGTTGCTGACAAAGACATGGCAACGTTCGACGCTATTTGTAAGCGTGAGCGCGCACCTTACGCTGTGGTTGGTAAAGCAACAGAAGAACGTGATCTTAAACTAGAAGATTCACACTTCGACAACACGCCAATCGATATGCCGATGGACATCCTATTAGGTAAAACCCCTAAGATGCACCGTGACGCGAAAACGCTAAAAGCGAACAACCCAGCGATTGACCGCTCTGGTATCGAAATGAACGAAGCGGTTGACCGTGTTCTTCGCCTACCAACTGTCGCAGAGAAAACATTCCTAATCACGATCGGTGACCGCTCGGTAACAGGCCTTGTAGCTCGTGACCAAATGGTTGGCCCATGGCAGGTTCCTGTAGCTAACTGCGCAGTAACAGCAGCAAGTTACGACTCTTACCACGGTGAGGCGATGTCTCTTGGTGAGCGTACGCCAGTGGCACTTCTAGACTTTGGCGCGTCAGCTCGTCTAGCCGTTGGTGAAGCAATCACTAACATCGCAGCGACGAACATCGGCGATATCAAACACATTAAATTGTCGGCTAACTGGATGTCTCCAGCAGGTCACCCTGGTGAAGATGCAGGCCTTTACGAAGCGGTTAAAGCCGTAGGTGAAGAGCTATGTCCAGCACTGGGTCTAACTATCCCTGTGGGTAAAGACTCAATGTCGATGAAGACTAAGTGGGAAGAGAACGGCGAGCAGAAAGAAGTAACTTCTCCGCTATCTCTTGTTATTACTGCGTTTGCACGTGTTGAAGATGTTCGTAAGACGATTACGCCTCAGCTTCGCACTGACAAAGGTGCTTCAAGCTTAGTACTTATCGACCTAGGTAACGGCAAAAACCGTCTAGGTGCGACAGCACTTGCACAGGTTTACAAGCAGCTTGGTGATAAGCCAGCTGACGTAGACAACGCAGCACAGCTAAAAGGTTTCTACGAAGGCGTTCAAGCTCTAGTTGCGAACGACCAAGTTGTGGCTTACCACGATAAAGGCGATGGTGGTCTGTTCGTAACACTGGCTGAGATGGCGTTCGCAGGTCACTGTGGTGTTAATGCTGATATTGCAGCGCTTTTATCTGCATCAGAGAATAGCGAAGACACGCTAGCAGCACTATTCAACGAAGAGCTAGGTGCGGTAATCCAAGTTCGCAACGACGACCTAGACGCAGTACTTTCTACGCTTGCAGCCAATGGCCTAGAAGCATGCTCACATGTTATTGGTTCGGTTCAAGATTCTGATGAGTTGGTGATTAAGTCTGGTGCAGACGTTGTGGTTCAACGTAACCGTACTGAACTGCGTACTATCTGGGCTGAGACGACGCATAAGATGCAAGGTCTACGTGATAACCCAGTTTGTGCTGACCAAGAACATGAAGCGAAGAAAGACAACTCAGACCCAGGTCTGAACGTGAAACTAAGCTTTGACGTAAACGAAGATATTGCTGCTCCTTACATCAACACGGGCGCTAAGCCTAAGATGGCAATTCTACGTGAGCAGGGTGTTAACTCTCACGTTGAAATGGCAGCAGCATTCGACCGTGCAGGCTTCGAAGCGACTGATATTCACATGAGCGACATCCTAACGGGTCAAGCGGTACTCGAAGAGTACAACGGCCTTGTGGCTTGTGGTGGTTTCTCTTACGGTGATGTACTGGGCGCTGGTGAAGGTTGGGCTAAATCAGTTCTGTTTAACGATTCTACTCGTGACCAATTTGAAAACTTCTTCAAACGTGAAGATACTTTCTCTCTAGGTGTATGTAACGGTTGTCAGATGTTGTCTAACCTGCGTGAACTTATCCCTGGAGCTGAATACTGGCCACGTTTCGTTCGCAATGAGTCTGAGCGTTTTGAAGCACGTTTCAGCCTCGTTGAAGTTCAGAAGTCAGATTCTGTATTCTTCAACGGCATGGAAGGTTCTCGTATGCCAATCGCAGTTTCTCACGGTGAGGGCCGCGTAGAAGTGCGTGACAACGACCACCTAAACGCGATTGAGAACTCAGGTACGGTTGCACTACGTTACGTTGATAACAACGGTAACCAAACGCAGCAATACCCGAACAACCCGAATGGTTCGCCAAACGCTATCACTGGTTTAACGACTACAGACGGCCGTGTGACTATCATGATGCCGCACCCAGAGCGTGTATTCCGTACGGTTGCAAACTCTTGGTCTCCGGAAGGTTGGGGCGAGAATGGCGCTTGGATGCGTATGTTCCAAAACGCACGTAAGAATGTGGGTTAA
- the mltF gene encoding membrane-bound lytic murein transglycosylase MltF: protein MPKFTLIFSSKFLLLTIALVGLAGCQIESEPKSVLEQIRDRGVLRVGTLNNQLSYYIGPDGPAGLDYELAREFAQELGVKLEVKPAYRLSGLFPALQKGEIDLIATGLTQNNNLTRAYRAAPAYYYVSQQVVYKKGQWRPRNLDQLIKFENERQAEFVKEQSESEETASNETLTPSLVVVKDSHFEPTLKQLQNIHDDFIYDAVGNADINDLLKEVSTGERLFTVADSIELSLAQRLYPDVALAFELTEDQPISWYLERSEDESLYALLIEFFGNLKQSGELASLEEKYIGHIGTFDYVDTRAFIRALDSKLPKWSPLFQQYSQEFDWRLIAALAYQESHWNPVARSPTGVRGMMMLTLPTAKSVGVTNRLDPKQSVQGGVEYLRRIVNRVPDSITQHEKIWFALASYNVGYGHMMDARRLTKAQGGNPDAWGDVKDRLPLLRQKKYYSQTRYGYARGDEARNYVENIRRYYQSIIGHVNQRNKEQEASLEGLVVIPPLETSGAESSISAAQSTVSSSEPSQ from the coding sequence ATGCCTAAATTTACGCTCATCTTTTCGTCTAAGTTCCTTCTGCTCACCATCGCCCTAGTTGGGTTGGCTGGATGTCAGATTGAATCTGAACCTAAAAGTGTCCTTGAGCAGATACGAGATCGTGGCGTTCTTCGTGTCGGCACCCTAAATAACCAACTCTCTTATTACATCGGTCCTGATGGCCCTGCCGGCTTAGATTACGAATTAGCTCGTGAGTTTGCGCAAGAGCTTGGTGTAAAGCTTGAGGTTAAACCCGCTTACCGTTTGTCTGGCTTGTTCCCTGCACTGCAGAAAGGTGAGATCGATCTTATCGCGACTGGCTTAACGCAAAATAACAACCTGACACGCGCTTATCGCGCCGCACCTGCTTATTACTATGTAAGCCAACAAGTCGTGTACAAGAAAGGTCAATGGCGACCAAGAAACCTCGATCAACTGATCAAGTTTGAGAACGAGCGTCAGGCCGAATTTGTAAAAGAACAATCTGAATCAGAAGAAACGGCATCAAATGAAACACTGACGCCATCTTTAGTTGTGGTGAAAGACTCACACTTTGAACCAACACTAAAACAGCTTCAGAACATACACGATGACTTTATCTACGATGCGGTCGGTAATGCGGACATCAATGACCTGCTAAAAGAAGTATCAACCGGAGAGCGACTGTTTACCGTTGCAGACTCCATTGAGCTCTCGTTGGCGCAGCGTTTATACCCTGATGTAGCTTTGGCTTTTGAACTAACAGAAGACCAACCTATCTCTTGGTACTTAGAGCGTTCAGAAGATGAGAGTCTGTATGCATTGCTGATTGAGTTCTTCGGTAACCTTAAACAGTCTGGTGAACTGGCTTCATTGGAAGAGAAATACATCGGCCACATTGGTACCTTTGACTACGTTGATACTCGTGCCTTTATCCGCGCATTGGATAGCAAGCTACCTAAATGGTCACCACTATTTCAGCAATACTCGCAAGAATTTGATTGGCGCTTGATTGCTGCTTTGGCATACCAAGAGTCACACTGGAACCCAGTCGCGCGTTCTCCTACTGGTGTTCGAGGCATGATGATGTTGACGCTGCCAACCGCGAAGAGCGTAGGTGTTACCAATCGTCTTGACCCGAAACAGTCAGTACAAGGCGGTGTCGAGTACCTGCGCCGTATCGTTAACCGAGTTCCAGACTCTATTACTCAACATGAAAAGATCTGGTTTGCCCTCGCGTCATATAACGTAGGTTACGGTCACATGATGGATGCTCGCCGCTTAACCAAAGCACAAGGCGGCAACCCTGACGCTTGGGGTGATGTAAAAGATCGACTTCCTCTGTTGAGACAGAAGAAGTACTACAGCCAAACTCGATACGGCTATGCGCGTGGTGATGAAGCAAGGAATTACGTTGAGAACATTCGCCGCTATTACCAGAGCATTATTGGCCATGTAAATCAGCGTAATAAAGAACAAGAAGCAAGCCTTGAAGGTTTGGTGGTGATCCCACCTTTAGAAACCTCAGGTGCTGAATCAAGTATCAGCGCAGCTCAATCGACAGTAAGCAGTTCTGAGCCTTCGCAGTAA
- the tadA gene encoding tRNA adenosine(34) deaminase TadA, with the protein MLHRIPNFVLILCFLEFPLSDHQFTPQDEIFMRRAIEVAKQAESEGEVPVGAILVKDGEIISEGWNRSIGSHDATAHAEIETLRKAGQTLENYRLLDTTLYVTLEPCPMCAGALLHSRVKRIVFGAPDLKAGAAGTVLNLFESQASYHYADVEHGLLEEECREQLQSFFKRRRKEIKEKRKQERLLEEQRVEADMKAGNKK; encoded by the coding sequence ATGCTTCACCGCATACCTAATTTCGTTTTAATCCTTTGTTTTCTGGAGTTCCCTTTGTCAGACCATCAATTCACCCCTCAAGATGAAATCTTCATGCGACGCGCCATCGAGGTAGCTAAGCAAGCAGAGAGTGAGGGAGAGGTTCCTGTGGGTGCTATATTAGTGAAAGATGGGGAGATTATCTCTGAAGGGTGGAACCGTTCGATTGGCAGCCACGATGCAACGGCACACGCAGAAATTGAAACTTTGCGTAAAGCTGGCCAAACCTTAGAAAACTATCGGCTGCTTGATACCACCTTGTATGTCACGCTTGAGCCATGTCCTATGTGTGCTGGTGCCTTGCTACACAGCCGAGTAAAGCGCATTGTGTTTGGCGCTCCAGACTTAAAAGCGGGCGCTGCAGGTACAGTGTTGAATTTGTTTGAAAGTCAGGCCTCATACCACTATGCCGACGTTGAACATGGCTTGTTAGAGGAAGAGTGCCGTGAGCAATTACAATCGTTTTTCAAGCGTCGTAGAAAAGAGATAAAAGAGAAGCGCAAGCAAGAACGTCTGCTGGAAGAGCAGCGTGTAGAAGCAGATATGAAGGCTGGTAACAAGAAGTAG
- a CDS encoding hemolysin family protein, whose protein sequence is MKILLLVGLIVLNGLFAMSEIALVAAKNSRLKRLAEKHRSAQIALELKENPTRFLSTIQIGITVIGLLSGIVGEATLSAPLAVQLELWGLDPTQANILSTAVVVVGITYFAIVVGELVPKRFAQSQAENIAVLVALPIFWLSKIATPFVFALSASTEGILKLMGRGGDEDSVTEDDIHALVKEGSESGVIERGEQEMIRNILQLDDRLVSSLMTPRRDIDFLDVDQPVEQILKKLRSSKHSVFPLCQDHLNKVVGTVSAKALLNQAGNLSIQVIMGLSRSPIYVPESMKALRLLGYFKESGTEMAFIVDEYGDVQGLVTHYDILEAIAGELSNNPNDLWTEQVEDGLLVDGLIPISELKNRLELSDSEGESESFQTLNGLVTWLIGRLPDAGEVVQYQQWQFEIISVENNRIVSIKATPIADSIEDANS, encoded by the coding sequence ATGAAAATTCTGCTTTTAGTAGGGTTAATTGTTTTAAATGGTCTGTTTGCCATGTCAGAGATTGCATTGGTAGCAGCAAAAAATAGTCGGCTGAAACGCTTAGCCGAAAAACACCGTTCCGCTCAGATTGCTCTTGAGCTCAAAGAAAACCCAACCCGCTTCCTCTCGACTATTCAAATCGGTATCACAGTAATCGGCCTGCTCAGCGGTATTGTGGGCGAGGCAACGCTATCGGCTCCACTGGCCGTTCAACTTGAACTATGGGGACTCGATCCAACACAAGCGAATATCTTGTCTACTGCGGTTGTGGTGGTGGGTATTACTTATTTCGCCATCGTTGTCGGTGAGTTGGTACCAAAGCGTTTTGCTCAATCTCAAGCTGAAAACATTGCTGTGTTAGTCGCGCTGCCAATCTTCTGGTTATCTAAAATCGCGACGCCGTTTGTGTTTGCGCTGTCGGCTTCTACGGAAGGCATTCTCAAGTTGATGGGGCGAGGTGGTGACGAAGATAGCGTAACTGAAGATGATATCCATGCACTTGTGAAAGAGGGCTCTGAATCGGGTGTGATTGAACGCGGCGAACAAGAGATGATTCGTAATATCTTGCAGCTTGATGATCGCCTTGTGAGCTCTTTAATGACTCCGCGTCGAGACATCGACTTTTTGGATGTCGACCAACCAGTAGAGCAAATCTTAAAGAAACTACGTTCATCAAAGCACAGTGTGTTTCCATTGTGCCAAGATCACCTCAATAAAGTGGTGGGTACGGTGTCAGCCAAAGCCTTGCTGAATCAGGCAGGCAATCTAAGCATTCAAGTGATCATGGGGCTGTCTCGCTCACCGATCTATGTTCCAGAATCGATGAAAGCTCTGCGTTTACTTGGCTACTTTAAAGAGTCGGGTACTGAGATGGCATTCATTGTCGACGAGTATGGCGATGTTCAAGGTCTTGTGACTCATTACGATATTCTTGAGGCGATTGCTGGCGAACTATCGAATAACCCGAACGATCTTTGGACTGAGCAAGTGGAAGACGGTTTGCTGGTGGATGGATTGATTCCGATCAGTGAACTGAAAAACCGTTTAGAGCTGTCGGATTCTGAGGGTGAAAGCGAGAGCTTCCAAACGTTGAATGGCCTTGTGACTTGGCTAATAGGACGATTACCTGATGCAGGCGAGGTTGTTCAATACCAACAGTGGCAGTTTGAAATTATCTCTGTTGAGAACAATCGCATTGTGAGCATCAAAGCGACGCCAATAGCCGATAGCATAGAAGACGCTAATAGCTAA
- a CDS encoding AbgT family transporter: protein MSNQAVKKAPSTEKISGMDRFLNFIERAGNKIPDPAILFFWALVIVWVASALLSNLSFDLINPQTGAALEVNNLLTGEALASFLANMVTTFTGFAPLGIVLVAMLGVGVADSSGFITTGLKKMLNFTPAKLLTPMLILVAIVSHTAADAGYVLVIPLGGIIFHAAGRHPLAGIAAAFAGVSGGFSANFIPSGIDPLLAGFTQTAANVLDPEYVINPLANIFFTGLSSVLIVAIGWYVTEKIIEPRLANTPVDEDAEAAPDLGTFTAIESKAFRYAGWAMVAGIGLLIAALVPENSALRSPEGELTAFSAPVMKSIVPLIFILFIIPGIVYGRVAGTFKNSNDVIKAMSETMATMGAYIVMSFFCAQFLSAFGQSNIGTMLALYGAEGLKAMDLPGEATVVGMILLTASVNLLVGSASAKWALIGPILVPMLMVVGISPELSQAAYRVGDSVSNIISPLMVFFPLVVVYCQRYVKSTGIGTLASLMMPFSIAMLIGWSLFLLAYWALGIPLGIQAPYTYTM, encoded by the coding sequence ATGAGTAACCAAGCCGTAAAAAAAGCACCATCGACTGAGAAGATCAGTGGTATGGACCGCTTTCTAAACTTCATTGAACGCGCCGGCAACAAAATTCCAGATCCAGCAATTCTGTTCTTCTGGGCTCTAGTTATTGTATGGGTAGCATCTGCACTTTTATCGAATCTTTCATTCGACTTAATCAACCCTCAAACGGGTGCTGCTCTTGAAGTAAACAACCTACTAACTGGTGAAGCACTTGCTAGCTTCCTAGCGAATATGGTTACCACGTTCACAGGCTTCGCACCTCTAGGTATCGTACTTGTTGCTATGCTAGGTGTAGGCGTTGCTGACTCTTCAGGCTTCATTACGACTGGCCTTAAGAAGATGCTTAACTTCACGCCAGCTAAGCTACTAACGCCAATGCTAATCCTTGTTGCTATCGTGTCTCACACAGCAGCAGATGCAGGTTACGTTCTAGTCATCCCTCTTGGTGGTATCATCTTCCACGCTGCGGGTCGTCACCCTCTAGCGGGTATTGCAGCAGCGTTTGCTGGTGTATCAGGTGGTTTCTCTGCGAACTTCATCCCTTCAGGTATTGACCCGTTACTAGCTGGTTTCACTCAAACAGCGGCAAACGTTCTTGACCCTGAATACGTGATTAACCCTCTAGCGAACATCTTCTTTACTGGCCTATCTTCAGTTCTTATTGTTGCTATCGGTTGGTACGTAACTGAGAAAATTATCGAGCCTCGTCTTGCTAATACGCCAGTTGATGAAGATGCAGAAGCGGCACCTGATCTTGGTACGTTCACTGCAATCGAATCTAAAGCATTCCGTTACGCTGGTTGGGCAATGGTTGCGGGTATTGGTCTGCTTATCGCGGCTCTAGTTCCTGAAAACTCAGCGCTTCGTTCACCTGAAGGTGAGCTAACAGCGTTCTCTGCTCCAGTTATGAAGTCTATCGTTCCTCTGATCTTCATCCTGTTCATCATTCCAGGTATCGTCTACGGCCGTGTAGCAGGTACTTTCAAGAACAGCAATGACGTAATCAAAGCAATGTCAGAGACAATGGCTACGATGGGCGCATACATTGTAATGTCGTTCTTCTGTGCACAGTTCCTATCTGCATTCGGTCAATCAAACATCGGTACAATGCTTGCGCTTTACGGTGCTGAAGGTCTGAAAGCGATGGACCTTCCTGGTGAAGCAACGGTTGTTGGTATGATTCTACTAACGGCTTCAGTTAACCTGCTTGTAGGTTCGGCTTCGGCTAAGTGGGCGCTTATCGGTCCAATCCTAGTTCCAATGCTAATGGTTGTGGGTATCTCTCCTGAGCTATCTCAAGCGGCTTACCGTGTAGGTGACTCAGTGTCTAACATCATCTCTCCACTAATGGTGTTCTTCCCACTGGTTGTTGTTTACTGTCAGCGCTACGTTAAGTCGACAGGTATCGGTACTCTAGCTTCTCTAATGATGCCATTCTCGATTGCCATGCTAATCGGTTGGTCTTTGTTCTTGCTAGCTTACTGGGCTCTTGGTATCCCACTAGGTATCCAAGCACCTTATACTTACACTATGTAA